The Trichoderma asperellum chromosome 6, complete sequence region ATAGTCGAATTAAGGATTGTATTTTCGGTAATAAGCTGCTAGGTGTCAATTATGCCTCTGTTCACCTGTAGAAGCTATTTCATCTCGCAATCACTGTTGGTTTTCCTTCTTTGGAACAAAGTTCTTATGTTTGAAAGAGTATTAGAAATATTCGAGGTCGAGTACGTCTATAtgagtatttattatactgtAGTGGCTGTAACTTATGGTTATGCACCAACAGCTAtgatttctttaaagagCTTCTCCGTTTTTATGAATGGAGCAGAAATCAGAAAGGACAGCTCCCGAAATAATAACTAGAATGAATGGTGCTTGCATAGCTTTTGTGAGTTCTAAAATGACGATTGCCTTGGTGTCAATACTCAGCTGTTCAAATAGTGCACTCTGAGCTCCAGCAACAGCCGCCTGAATCTGTTCTTTCGTAAAACCTTGAC contains the following coding sequences:
- a CDS encoding uncharacterized protein (EggNog:ENOG41) encodes the protein MQIGYTVATLKVDPDDVANSLSMQNVSQMGGTTIALIISVLAFKTAAVRNVSSVLAGQGFTKEQIQAAVAGAQSALFEQLSIDTKAIVILELTKAMQAPFILVIISGAVLSDFCSIHKNGEAL